GGTGGGCGTTGTCCGTGATGTCCGACTGCCGGGTGAAGGTGGTCGAGGTGACGGTACTGGGGACATTTGCGGTGGTGGCTGTGCCCAGGACCTCGGTGTCCCCGAGGAAGCTGTGGGAGTAGGCAAAGGCCGTGGTCTGTCCTGGGCGCCACTGCTTGGAGCCGGTGAAAGAGAGCATGAAGCTGCGCACCGGATCATAGGAACGGTAGTTCTTGTTCTGATTGTTGGTGAAGGAGTGCTGCCAGTCCTGCTGGCCATGCTGGACATAGAGGCTGGCCCCGAGTTGGAGACTTCCGCCGTCATAGCCACCCGAAGCCAGGATGGAGTTGCCCTCCTGGCCCATGTTCCAGCCCGTGGGGCCCTCGGTGCGCTTGAGGGTTCCGGTCACCCGGTAGCTGAAGGCTCCCTTCCGGTCACCGTGGAAGATCTGTCCCTCGGTGGTGGCATAGGTGCCGCTCTCCACGGCGAAACCGGTCTCCCGGTGGGTGCCCTTGCGGGTGGTGATGAGGATGTAGCCCTGGTTGGGGCTCACGCCTCCGGAACCCACATCGAGCAGGGGGCCAAGGGTCAGGCTGGAGGAGTTCCGGATCACCCGGACCGATTCGATGGTGTCCAGGGGGAACTGGGCCAGGAAGCGGGTGGCCTGGGCGTAGGGGATGTAGCAGCCGTCCAGGATGATGCCGAGGCTGTTCCCGTCTCCGCCGCGAACGGAGTAGGTGTCGGGTGTCTTGGTGCCCATGCTGCTGGTGACTCCACCCGTGGCGAAGCCGATGAGATCGAAGATGTCCTGGGGCTTGATGGCCGCGATGTCCTCCCGGGTGATCACATCCGTGGTGGTCCGGGCACTGGGGGGCAGGGCCAGGGCGCTGCTGACGGGGGGCTCAGGGTTCTGGGCGCTCACGCCCACTTTCTCAAGCTCGAAGCTGGGGTCCTGGGCAGCACAGACGAGGCCAGACAGGCAGAGGACCAGGGAGAGGCGGGAAAAGGCTGGCATGGGTGGTGGGCTCCTGGGTGGGGCAGATGGCACAGAGCTCACGCCGGCCTGGGGTCCGGAAGGAACTGATTCGGTGGCAGGCAGAAGCGTGACGGTGTCGTTATATTTTTAACTATACAACAGTGGCCGGGGCCGGAAACCCCCTGAGGGTGTGGGTTTTTAATTATGGAAAGTGGTGGCCCTGTGACCGAAGTCATCCTCTTTCCCAGAGGGGCGGGACAGGGCTTCCTCATGGTGCATCCAAGGAGGTGAGTGGCTGATAGCCCATACGAGGAGAATCCACATGGCCAAGACCGCCCTTCAGGGGAACCCCTTCAACACCTGCGGTGAGCTTCCCGCCCTCGGCACCCCGGCTCCAGAGTTCGGGGCCACCAAGGCCGATCTCTCCCCCTGCAGCTTGAAGGATCTCAAGGGGCGCAAGGTGGTCATCAACATCTTCCCCAGCGTCGACACCCCGGTGTGTGCCGCCTCCGTGCGCCGCTTCAACCAGGAGGCCGCAGGCCGCGAGAACACCACCGTGGTCTGCATCTCCCGGGATCTGCCCTTCGCTGGTGCCCGCTTCTGCGCCGCCGAGGGCTTGGACAAGGTGGTGACTGTATCCGACTTCCGCAACCCTGAATTCGCCCAGGGCTACGGCACCCTGCTGGTGGATGGGCCCCTGGCCGGTCTGCACGCCCGGGCCGTGGTGGTGGTGGGTGAGGATGGTCTGGTCAAGTACACTCAGCTGGTGCCTGAGATCGGACAGGAGCCAGACTACGCCGGGGCCCTCGCCGCACTCTGAGGGCGCGTTCCGGGTGCCATCCTGGGATAATCCGACCCCGAGGAGGCCCCATGCATCCGCTCTTCACGCCCTTCGACCTGGGCCTGCTCAGGCTGCCCAACCGGATTGTGATTCCCCCCATGTGCCAGTACTCGGCCTCCGATGGAAAGGCCGGGGACTGGCACAGGTTCCATTGGGGGAACCTGGGGGTCTCCGGCGCGGGGCTCTTCATCGTGGAGGCCACGGCTGTCCTCCCCGAAGGCCGGATTTCGTCCGTCGATCTGGGGCTGTGGTCCGACGCCCAGGAAGAGGCCATGGCGGAGGTACTGGGCTCCAGCGCCTCCTTTGTGAGTGTGCCTTTCGGGATACAGTTGGCCCATGCGGGGCGCAAGGCTTCCACCCGGGTGCCCTGGGTGGGGGGCGGGCGGCTGCCCCTTCCCGAAGGTGGCTGGGTGCCCACGGCCCCCTCGCCCTTGCCCTATGCCGCCCAGGATGAGGCTCCGGAGGCGCTTGACGCAGCCGGGATCCGCAGGGTGGTGGAGGCCTTCGCCGCCTCAGCCCGACGGGCGAGGCGGCTGGGCTTTCCCCTGGTGGAGCTCCATGCAGCCCATGGCTATCTGCTCCACCAGTTCCTATCCCCCCTCGCCAACCGGAGGAGGGATGCCTATGGTGGCTCTCTGGAGAACCGCATGCGCCTGACCTTGGAGGTCTTCGAGGCCATGCGGGCCGTGCTGCCGGATCGGGTTCTGGGGGTTCGGATATCGGCCACGGATTGGGTCGAAGGGGGCTGGGATCTGGAACAGTCGGTGGAGCTGGCGCGAGTGCTCCAGGGTATGGGCTGTGAGTTCATCGACGTCTCCGGGGGAGGCCTCAGCCCCCTGCAGCGGCTCGACCCCGCCCCGGGCTACCAGGTCCCCTATGCCGCCAGGATCAAGGCCGAGACGGGGTTGCCCACCATGGCCGTGGGTCTGATCACCGAACCCGGGCATGCCGGGAACATTCTGGAGCGGGGCGAAGCGGATCTCGTGGCAGTGGGGCGGGGTCACCTCTTCGACCCCCGCTGGGCCTGGCGGGCGGCCCGGGAGCTGGGGGGCAGGGTGGAGGCTCCACCCCAGTTTTGGCGGGCCCTTCCCCAGGGCTGCCCCTCGCTCTTCCGGGGGCAGTGAGGGGTCTCTCTGGGCTGATCGGGAAATTCGCTGAAGAATGCTGGAAAAAATGATCGATTTCAGCCTCTGAAGGAGCGCAGACTGGGGAGGCTTCCCTCCACATGCATTCCCATCTGCTTGACCCGAAGGTTCCCGATGGCGCAGGCTTCACAGCCAATCTCGACGGCGTTCCCGACCATGGGGGCTGCAGGGCTTGGCTGTATGCGCAGTTGAGTCCCGCGGAAGACCGAAGGATGGCTTGAGGGGGGCCATCGGAGGACATCATGGGCAACCTGGGCATCTGGGAAATCATCCTGATCGGGGCCGTACTGCTGCTGCTCTTCGGGCCTTCCAAGCTCCCTGAGCTGGGCAAGTCCCTGGGGCGCGGTATCCAGGAGTTCAAGAAGGCCGGTCGGGAGCTCACCGCCCCGGTGCAGGAGGCCGTGAAGGGAGAGAAGGACGGGCAGTAGACCAGGGCCCCACCGGGCCCCATGAGCTTCATCCGGAAGGTCCATCTAGGAGGCACGAGGATGCGAAAAAAGGACGGCGCACCGAGGGAAGATGACATGGATCCTTACACCCGGGAGGTGCTGGAGCGCGGGCTCTCGCGGCGCAGCTTCCTCTCCCGCACGGCGGCGGGAGCCGCCGGGGTGGGTCTCCTGGGCCTGGGGGGCGCGGTGGCCCGGGGCGCCGGAGCCAAGGAACTCTATGGTTGTGCGGAGAGCACGGATGGGGGGGCTGTCCTCTCCTTCCTGCCCAAGCCCAAGCCCATTTCTGAGAAGGACATCAAGGAGACCCTGAGCTTTGATGTGGTGGTAGTGGGGGCCGGCGCTTCGGGCCTGCCCGCTGCGCTGTCTGCCCGGGAGCAGGGCGCTTCGGTGGCGGTGGTGCAGAAGGCCCCCTTCGCCCTGGCCCAGGGGA
The sequence above is drawn from the uncultured Holophaga sp. genome and encodes:
- a CDS encoding twin-arginine translocase TatA/TatE family subunit, with the translated sequence MMGNLGIWEIILIGAVLLLLFGPSKLPELGKSLGRGIQEFKKAGRELTAPVQEAVKGEKDGQ
- the tpx gene encoding thiol peroxidase, encoding MAKTALQGNPFNTCGELPALGTPAPEFGATKADLSPCSLKDLKGRKVVINIFPSVDTPVCAASVRRFNQEAAGRENTTVVCISRDLPFAGARFCAAEGLDKVVTVSDFRNPEFAQGYGTLLVDGPLAGLHARAVVVVGEDGLVKYTQLVPEIGQEPDYAGALAAL
- a CDS encoding NADH:flavin oxidoreductase/NADH oxidase — protein: MHPLFTPFDLGLLRLPNRIVIPPMCQYSASDGKAGDWHRFHWGNLGVSGAGLFIVEATAVLPEGRISSVDLGLWSDAQEEAMAEVLGSSASFVSVPFGIQLAHAGRKASTRVPWVGGGRLPLPEGGWVPTAPSPLPYAAQDEAPEALDAAGIRRVVEAFAASARRARRLGFPLVELHAAHGYLLHQFLSPLANRRRDAYGGSLENRMRLTLEVFEAMRAVLPDRVLGVRISATDWVEGGWDLEQSVELARVLQGMGCEFIDVSGGGLSPLQRLDPAPGYQVPYAARIKAETGLPTMAVGLITEPGHAGNILERGEADLVAVGRGHLFDPRWAWRAARELGGRVEAPPQFWRALPQGCPSLFRGQ